Proteins encoded together in one Pseudoalteromonas xiamenensis window:
- the ttcA gene encoding tRNA 2-thiocytidine(32) synthetase TtcA has product MSHSKEAKAAYNLNKLQKRIRRLAGLAVGDFNMIEDGDRVMVCLSGGKDSYTLLDTLQHLQRVAPIRFELFAVNLDQKQPGFPEHILPEYLDTLGIEYKIVEEDTYSIVKEKVPEGKTTCSLCSRLRRGILYRTAKEMGATKIALGHHRDDIIETMFLNMFYGGKLKGMPPKLMSDDGEHMVIRPLAYVKEADIEKYAFSQGFPIIPCNLCGSQENLQRKHVKQMLQDWNKSHPGRVESIFTAMQNVVPSHLADTELFGFKQLDKANVVDGGDIALDKPDFKSLPISHEDDEDSAVQIQTIELA; this is encoded by the coding sequence ATGTCGCACTCAAAAGAAGCTAAAGCAGCCTATAATCTAAACAAGTTACAGAAACGAATTCGCCGTTTAGCTGGCCTTGCCGTTGGCGACTTTAACATGATCGAAGACGGCGACCGCGTGATGGTTTGTTTGTCTGGCGGTAAAGATAGCTATACATTGCTTGATACACTCCAGCATTTGCAACGTGTCGCGCCCATCCGCTTTGAATTGTTTGCAGTCAACTTAGATCAAAAGCAACCTGGATTTCCCGAGCATATTCTTCCTGAATATCTTGATACTTTAGGAATAGAATACAAAATCGTTGAAGAAGATACTTACAGTATCGTAAAAGAAAAAGTGCCAGAAGGTAAAACGACTTGTTCACTCTGCTCACGTCTTCGTCGTGGTATTCTTTACCGAACAGCGAAAGAAATGGGCGCAACCAAGATTGCGCTTGGACATCATCGTGATGATATTATCGAAACAATGTTTTTGAATATGTTTTATGGAGGCAAACTCAAAGGTATGCCACCAAAATTAATGAGTGACGATGGCGAACATATGGTCATTCGCCCTCTCGCTTATGTAAAAGAAGCAGATATAGAGAAATATGCGTTTAGCCAAGGTTTCCCGATTATCCCTTGTAATCTATGTGGCTCGCAAGAAAACCTGCAACGAAAACACGTAAAGCAGATGCTTCAAGACTGGAATAAATCACACCCAGGTCGAGTAGAAAGCATTTTTACTGCCATGCAAAATGTCGTGCCTTCACACCTAGCCGATACAGAACTATTTGGTTTTAAACAACTAGACAAAGCGAATGTTGTTGATGGTGGTGATATCGCCTTAGACAAACCAGACTTCAAATCTTTGCCGATATCTCACGAGGACGATGAAGATTCAGCGGTTCAGATCCAAACAATTGAACTTGCGTAA
- a CDS encoding DUF2987 domain-containing protein, which produces MKSSIVGFSLMVLAPIANASEFVVSYDGFYDRLKVMDKGQYEYAQINFYLVDSVTLEPCEIKSGKLITENNSLPLSYTKHAQLLLPLDKQLDADKAVIVVEPKNPAHECQLKMQIEAPSIKLKQLNTSVINQVNDEFDDLLTNLSGFFIGKLLSFLLPTQKGIQIEFDDEVDIPGALCEAKTCKISMENTIDSNVLVNANVEIKNIVPWIAK; this is translated from the coding sequence ATGAAAAGTAGTATTGTCGGGTTTTCGCTAATGGTGTTAGCACCAATAGCAAACGCTTCAGAGTTTGTTGTTTCGTATGACGGATTCTATGACCGATTGAAAGTCATGGACAAAGGGCAGTATGAATATGCGCAAATCAATTTTTATTTGGTTGATAGCGTTACGCTTGAGCCCTGTGAGATTAAAAGCGGTAAATTAATAACTGAGAACAACAGTTTACCTTTGTCGTATACCAAACATGCTCAGCTTTTGTTGCCGCTGGATAAGCAACTTGATGCTGATAAAGCTGTCATTGTAGTCGAACCGAAAAATCCTGCGCATGAATGTCAATTGAAAATGCAGATAGAGGCACCTTCGATTAAGTTGAAGCAACTAAATACTTCAGTCATAAATCAAGTGAATGATGAGTTCGACGATTTGCTAACTAATCTATCTGGCTTTTTCATTGGCAAACTGTTGTCCTTTTTATTGCCGACTCAAAAAGGAATTCAAATAGAGTTTGACGATGAGGTCGATATACCAGGTGCTTTATGCGAAGCTAAAACGTGTAAAATATCTATGGAAAATACTATTGATTCAAACGTTTTGGTCAACGCTAACGTAGAGATAAAAAATATTGTTCCATGGATTGCAAAGTAA
- a CDS encoding glucosaminidase domain-containing protein — protein sequence MRTVLLRLVFILVSAWGLLYPFLTTPPEHETEITEVDEKPVQPPKVEEKPLHNVKLPDFGEIQDVALKKKAFFDFIKPHVIAENKKILEERATLEIALMMVQFEEPLTKAQKKKITKIFEKYKLVADSNFSQERLKAALKRVDVIPRELALMQAANESAWGTSRFARIGLNFFGQWCYRKGCGMVPQHRGDEAAHEVAAFKSIQEAVGSYFRNINTNRAYLELRELRAQMRAEKRPIDATELARGLHSYSERGSDYIDELSDMIRHNQVYFDEK from the coding sequence ATGCGAACCGTTTTATTACGATTGGTTTTTATACTCGTTAGTGCTTGGGGACTTCTCTATCCATTCTTAACTACGCCTCCAGAGCATGAAACCGAAATCACAGAGGTTGATGAAAAACCTGTTCAGCCGCCAAAGGTTGAGGAGAAACCACTTCACAATGTGAAGCTACCTGATTTTGGTGAAATTCAGGACGTGGCACTTAAGAAAAAAGCTTTCTTTGATTTTATTAAGCCACATGTGATTGCCGAGAATAAAAAAATTTTAGAAGAACGCGCCACGCTCGAAATAGCACTAATGATGGTGCAGTTTGAAGAGCCACTCACCAAAGCGCAAAAAAAGAAAATTACCAAAATTTTCGAAAAGTACAAACTTGTAGCGGATTCAAACTTTAGCCAAGAGCGGTTAAAAGCCGCATTAAAAAGAGTAGATGTGATCCCAAGAGAGCTTGCACTCATGCAAGCCGCAAATGAAAGTGCTTGGGGGACGTCTCGTTTTGCCCGAATTGGACTGAATTTTTTCGGACAATGGTGCTATAGAAAAGGTTGTGGCATGGTGCCACAACATCGAGGTGACGAAGCTGCACATGAAGTTGCTGCCTTCAAGTCTATTCAAGAAGCGGTTGGTTCTTATTTTAGAAACATTAACACGAATCGAGCTTATCTCGAACTACGTGAACTGCGAGCTCAAATGCGAGCTGAAAAAAGACCGATAGATGCAACCGAACTGGCACGTGGGCTTCATTCCTATTCAGAACGTGGCTCGGATTATATTGACGAGCTAAGTGACATGATAAGACACAATCAGGTGTATTTTGATGAAAAGTAG